The window TTGGCTGCCGCTGTTCTTTTGCGTGCGCGACAAGCGGCGGAACCGGCGAACGAATCGGTTGCAACGACCAATGCCGGGCGGCTTGCAGTTGGGCTAGCGATTGATCGGGCCAAGCCGCGCCTTGATCGATCCAGGCCCGCAGAGTGCCAACGTCTTTCGCGCTGAGTCGTTCACCTTTATCAGCGGGCGGCATGATCTCGTTGTCGAGACCGGCCACGAGATGAATCAACCGACTTTCTGCGCTTTTGCCCACCACAATCACCGCGCCACTGTCGCCGCCGGTGAGGGCATGTTTTTTGACATCGAGTCGCAGGCCGCTTTCGGCCTTCTCAGCGCCGTGGCAGTTGAAGCAGTGCTTTTGCAAAATCGGCAGCACGTCGTCGACGAAATCAACCTGGCGATTCGCCGGCGCGGGGAGCTTGCCCGGCTCGGCAGCAATAGTCGCTGCGCAGCAGAGCAAGATCGTCCAGAAGAAGTAGCGAAGCATGAGAGCTTCCTAGAGCGACCGGCGGAGGGAGGGAATAGTGGCGGGACGCAGGTAAGTGAGTTATTAGAACTGGCGTTTTCAGGTGGGGCAAATCAATTTCTGCTGCGCAAACTCGCCAGGCAATTTGCCTACTTGAATCCCTCTCCTCGGGTGGTTGAGAATACCGCCTCTCCTCCGCTTTCTTTCTTTCTCGTAAGGCAGCTCATGATCGCCATTCGTGGAAAAGCGCTCGGAAGAAAAAAGCCGTTGTTTGCCGACTTCTCGATCCCTCTGCCGCCCGACTTGGGCGATGGCGGGGCACTCACGTTGCGGAGTCTCATCGAGCGGATCGTTCGGCAGGAAGTGATCGCCTTCCGGCAGCGACAAACCGACCGGCAACTCCTCAAAGCACTCTCGGCAGCACAGATCGAAGCCGGCACGGCGGCGGGCAAGATTACGTCCGGCGAAAGCGAAGTCGCGCCGCAAGAGGTCGACGAAGACCAGGCGATCGGCACCGCATTGCAAGCCTTTGAGGACGGCATTTATCTGGTTGCCATCGATGGCAACGAGCAGCGAAAGCTCGAAGACCAGATTTTTCTCCGCGACGATTCGACCGTCACGTTCATCCGCCTGACGCTCTTGGCCGGCGGTTGATTTCGATTTTGCTCCGTGGTTTCCATCCTGTCACTTCCTCTCTACCCCTGCGCAAACATCATGCTCAAGCCCGAAGCCGCTCAGAATCAACTCGAAAAGTGGAAAATCGAAGATGGCCATGCCAAGGTCATCGCCGCCATGAAGAAGGAGCCTGCCAAGATCCGCAGCATCGGCATGGCGATTCTTCAACAAGATGAAAAGGGTAAGCCCTACGAAATGAATCGTTGGGCCGAAAAGAGCCGCATCCAGAGGGAACAGAAGGAGGCCCTCGAGAACCTGAGCAAAGGGGATCGAGCGAAGCTGTTCAAGACGCTGTATGGCGCGCTCGGGCCAGCCGTGGAATTGACCTTTGAGCATCTAAAGACCACGCCCTATCAATCGCACGACTCTGGTACGCGGCGGTCCTTTCGCGCGCCGAGTAACCCAGCCGCTTCGCGCGACATGCGGTTCAGCTGGTTGCAAGATTTGATTCACACAACGACCGATTATCAGCCGCAGATTCAAACACCCGAGTGGTATGCGGCCTGGACGCCGCATCATTCGAGCTATGGCGGCGGCGAGATCGGCCGACTGCTGGCCGCGGTCATCGATGGCGGCGGCAAAACGGGCCAGGCCGTGTACGACATTTTGTATCAATCGGCGACCAACGAACACGAAATCGGCATCATGGGCCGGCACGTGACCCACGGTCTGCTCGGAGCCGCCCGCGAGGATGGCTGGCAGCTGATGGAGAAATTGTTGCTCGCAGCGCAGCGACAAGAAGGCTTGCGGCAGGTCGTGCTCGAAGCGGTCGACGAAGCTCATCCCACGGCGTTCCGGCGGATGCTGCGGATCATCGTCGATCAAAAGCTGGCGCGATTTTCCGCCGTCGCCCGCGCGGTCGATGTCTGGTTCGGTCTGCAGTGGGACCCGGCGAGTGTGACGACGATCAACAACACCTGCGAGATCGCGCTGCAATTACTCGACAGCAAAAAGGCCCGCGACGAAGCCCTGCAATCGAAGTCGGCCGAGCAAGTCTTCTATGGGCTGTGGGCCATGGCCTTTGACGATGTTACTCCTTCGATCAAAGCCGCAGAAAAAATTGCCCAGCATCGAGAAGCGGGGCATCGTCTGGTGGCTGCTTATCATCTGAAGCAGGCGAGCATTGACGAAGCTCAGCCGCAACTGCTCAAGCTGCTCGATGACCCGGAACTGCAGGTGGCGCTGCAAGCACTCCAGGGAATCGGGCGCCGCGATGAATTTGGCGACGAAGAACCGACCGGCAATTCGAAAACGGCCGCTGTCACGTTCGCCGCGCTCGAGCGACTCTTCCAACGTTTGCCGACCAAGTCGATCAAGCTCAAGGCTCTCGTCTTTCCCTGGACGGCTCGCGAGACCGATCGGAGCGAAGTCGCGGCCAGCATGATCAACTGCCTGGCCGATTTGCCTCCTTCCAAGTTGCTCCCTTACTTGCAGGAGTTCGATGCTCAGACTCGCTGGCGAGCTTGTCGCTTTTTATCCGAACAAGACAAGTGGGACAACGAAACGCGCGAGAGCCTGGTCGGGTTGATCGGCGATTCGTCGAAAGACGTTCGCTGCTCTGCGATCGAAGCCTTTGCGAAAAAGCCGCTCACGCCGGCCGAAGCGGAGCGGGTCGAAGGATTTCTCAGTCGCAGCGCCAGCGATTTGCGCCAAGGGGCGGTGCGATTGCTGCTCTCGCAAAAAGATGCGCCCGCCCTCGCCAGTTCGCGGCGGCTCGCGAGTTCGAAGAACGCCAGTCAACGACTCTCCGGCTTGGAACTCCTCAAGGAGCTCGCCGAGGCCGATCGCGGGCGCAAGGAGTGCCTCGTCATTGCTCGCGAGTTTCAAACGAGCCAGAAGAAGCTCAGCAAGGACGAAGAAACTCAGCTGAAGGTGATTCTCGCCTCGGGCGAAGAAAAAGTAACGCTCGACAACGGCTTGGGGTTGTTCAACCCCGCCGAGCGCTCGCCTCGCAAACAGCCTCAAAAGCACAAGGTTGCCGCCGTCACCACTGCCGCGATGAAGCTGCTGGCGAGTCTCGACGAGCTCGTTCACAAGCATCGCGCCGAACCGATTCAGACCAAGAATTGGCGAGACGAGGTGAACGAAGAGCCGCTGGGCGGCATTCGTTATGGCTTTCCCACGCCCACGTGGGATAAGTCGGCAAAAGACCAATTGGAAAAACTCCCGCTCAAACAGATCTGGCTCGACTGGGAAAAGAACCGGCCGGCTGCACTCCGCGACGACGACGGCGGTGAACTCTTTCGGGCGCGGTACACGTTGAAAATGCGCGACGGCTGGCGCTGGGATGACAGCAAGGAATGGTTGAAGAAACGGAAAGAACTGCAACAGTTCGTCGTCGGCAGCGCGGCCTTTCCCAAGATCAAGTACGAAAGCGTCGTCGACGATTTGCTCGATTGGTTTGTCCGTCTGCAAGCCGAAACTTCGCAAGGGGCCAAGAACCTCACGCTGAGTCAGGATCTGTGCGAAACCTTCTTTGCCCTGATTCCGCCGAATGACCACAAGTTCCTCGTAGAACTGAGAAAGAAGCGCGGTGGTCGTGATCACGACTACGACGACGATGAGGCCGACTGGCGTGAAGCAGATCTGCACGACGAATGGCTCGATAGTCCGACACGTCTGCTCTTGCCGGCGGGGCGCGACCGAGAATTGCCCGCAGCTCCACGCGCTCGACAATGGCAACTGCTGCATTGGCTCGACGAGCCAGTCGAAGGCGCCGCGCGCAAACGCCCAGGACTGACGGAGCTCCTCGCGGCTTATTCGGCCGGTACTGCCAACCTGGCCGATCTGATGGATCAACTGATTGGTCCCGACAACAGCCGGTTTGATTGCCTGGAATCGATGACCGCGCCGCGACCCAGCGCAGAGCTGGCGAAGTTTTTCAAAGCACATCCGGAAGTGACCGAGGGCATGGATCGTATTCGGGCTCGCGTGCTCGACATCGAGCTGGCCCGCGGCGATTTGCCCACGCCTGCCACCGAGCCAGCGGCGTCGTTGGGTTCACTCTACGGCGTGGCCACTCTAGTGCGAATCCTGACCACGCTGGGTAAGGAACGTTTCAAGCAGGAACGCTACTCGTGGCGGAGCAGCGGCGGAAAAGCCGAGAGCCTGACTTCGCTCGTCAAGGCTTGCTATCCCACCGCAGCCGATACGAGTGAAGTCTTCAATCGCCTACTGAAAGCAGCCATCAAAGAGGGAGCTTTCGGCGAAGAGAAAGTCTTGCAACTGGCGTTTCTCGCGCCGCAGTGGACACAACTCGTGAAGGACTACTACGGCTGGGAGGGGCTCGACGAGGGCTTGTACTGGTTCCTCGCGCATATGCGGTTCGTATCGGGTGGCGAGGAAGCGGCCCTCGCGGCGGGCGTGGAAGACGACACGGCCGAGGAAAGTGAATCGTCGGACGACGACGATGGCGATGATTCGCCGAGCGGAGAAGCCAAGCCCCGCAAGCTATCGGCGTGGGAGCGCTTGGTTCTCGAGCGCACGCCGCTCAGCGACGAGGATCGCAACAACGGCGTTGTTGATGTCGCCTGGTTTCATCGCACTTTTGAACAGCTGGGCCGCAAAAAGTGGGAAGCGATTGCCGAGGCTTCGCGATTCGCGGCTTCTTCGGCGCAGTCGAAGCGGGCGCAGTTCATCGCCGACGTGCTCCTTGGCAATGTCAAGAAAACAGAACTGATTACCTCGATTCGCGACCGCAAGTTGAAAGAACAAGTGCGCTTGCTCGGCTTGTTGCCGCTGGCGGATGGCGCCAAGCGTGATGCTGATCTGCAAGATCGCTATCAAGTGCTGCAGGAGTACAAAAAGTATGCGAAGGGGCTGAGTTCGCTCTCGCGCCCCGATGCGGAACTCGCCGCGCAGATCGGCCTGCAGAATCTCGCGCAGCTCGCAGGCTTTCCCGATCCGCTGAGACTCGAATGGGCCATGGAAGCCGAAGCGACGCAGGACTTGCTGAAGGGGCCGATCGTGCTGTCGAAGAAGGGGCTGACGATGACCCTGTCGCTCGACGACCGCGCGCAGCCGCAAGTCAGCATCGAGAAGGAAGGCAAGGTCATGAAGTCCCTGCCGAAGACGCACAAGGACGATAAGGACTTTGCCGCGCTCGCCGATCGCAACAAGGAACTCAAACGGCAGGCTTCGCGCGTGCGTGGTTCGCTCGAAGCGGCCATGCTCCGCGGCGACGAGTTCACGGGCACCGAGCTAGGCCAGATCGCGCGTCACGCGTTGCTCAAACCGATGCTCGAACGCCTCGTGCTGATCGGCGAAGGGATCATGGGCTATGCCGACAAGCAGGGGAAAGCGCTCCGCAGTCACGATGGTTCGCTCGAACCCGTGAAGAAGAACGAAAAGTTCCGCGTCGCGCACACGCACGATCTGCTGGCCTCGAAGGAGTGGGACCAATGGCAGAAGGAGTGTTTTCAAGCCGAACGGCTGCAACCCTTCAAGCAGATATTTCGTGAGTTGTATGTCGTCACCAGTCCGGAGAAGTCAGATAAGACGAAGTCGCAGCGATACGCCGGTCAGCAGGTGAATCCCAAGCAAGCCTACGCGCTGTGGGGTTCGCGCGGCTGGAAGGTCGACGAAGGCGTGTTCAAAGTTTTCCATGGCGAAGAGATAACCGCGATGGTCAACTTCAACTACGGTGTGACCACGCCCTTGGAAGTGGAAGGGCTGACGCTCGACACCGTGCAGTTCTTCGGCAAGGGATACAAGCCGCTCGAACTGACGAAAGTGCCGCCACGGATCTTCAGCGAAGTGATGCGTGACATCGACCTGGTGGTGAGCGTTGCCCATCGTGGCGGCGTCGATCCCGAAGCCTCGGCTTCGACGGTGGAGATGCGGACCGCGCTCTTGAACGAAACGTGCGAGTTGCTTGGCATCAAGAACGTGAAGCTCAACAAGTCGCATGCGGTCATCAAGGGTCACTTGAGCGACTACACCGTTCACTTGGGAAGCGCGGTGGTGCATCGCATGCCGGGCGGCTCGGTTTGCCTGGTTCCCGTGCATGCTCAGCACCGCGGCCGACTGTTTCTGCCCTTCGCCGATGATGATCCGAAGACTGCCGAAGTGATCAGCAAGACGCTGCTCCTCGCCAAGGACAAAGAGATTCTCGATCCGGCGATCCTGGAGCAACTGCGGGCGTAATCGTTACGTCTCGTCGCTCGGCGATTCGTCGCTGAAGACGCGGAGATGATTTTTCGGCCGCGAGAGCAGAATCTCGGCCTTGCTATGGGCACGAAACGCCTGTTCGTGCTCTTCGGCTTCGTTGTCGCGACCTTGCTGGCGGAGAACCTCGGCCAGCGTGTGATGTGAATCGGCGTGGGTGGCGACGAGTTGCAGTGCGCGGCGAAGGGCTGCTTCGGCAACGTTCCAATCGCCACGATGGGCCGCGATGCTACCGAGGTTGTGCCACGCCATGGCGAAGTTGGGATCGAGCTGCGTGGCCCGCTCGAAGGAAGTTCGCGCGGCAACCTGGCGGCCCAGTTGAAAGAGGACGTTGCCCAGATCGAAGTGCAGCGTCGGATGCTCCGGCTGCAGTTCGAGTGCCCGCTCGTACGTTTGCCGGGCTTCGTCCCAGCGGTTTTCCTCTTCGAGCACGAGGGCCTGATCGCACAGATCGTGAAAATTGCTTTCGATCGATCTGGCGTAGAGCGTTGCTTCTTCGTCCGAGTGATTTTCGAAATCAAAATACTGCTGGCCGGTTTGATCGACGAGCTGATCGCGCAAACGCAGCAACACTCGGCCGTCGTGTTCGATGTTGGCCCATTGCTCGAAGAGAGCTGACCGATGCGGCAGCAGATCTTGCGTTCGTTCCACGCCACGACGAATGGCAGCGAGCGACGCGCCACCTTCGAGCAGGTCCTTCAGGTGCTTGATGAACGAAACCTGGTGGTAATCGAAATAAGGAATGGAATACTGCGTTGCCACCGGCCGCAGCAAACCGGCCCGCAACCAGCGGCGGAGTTGCACCGTCGGGATTTCCAGAATGCGGCTGAGATCGCTGAGCGTGTGAGGGCCGCGGATTGCGTTGGCAGAATTGCCGAGGCCCATCCGATCGAGAAAATCTTCTTCGCTGATGAATTCAACGGGATAGCCGTAGGCTTGCAGTCGGCGGGCACGCGTGACGGTTTGGCCCAGCGAAGGTGTGTGCTCTGGCTCTTCGGAATTACGACGTCGGGCAGCATCGCCCATGACGAGCAGGAAACCGGTTCGCCGCGGATGGTGCAGGAATTCGCCGCCGCAAGCCGTGACAAGTTGACCGAGCTCAGCATGCGTCATCGAAGCCAATCGGCCGGCAACGCAGACGCGGCGGTCTTTTAAAGCTTCGGCGTTGAGGTGCGCAAGGTCATCCATGCGACCATCGTACTCGCGATGATTCGCCGAGTGGACTAACCGAACTGTTGGCGATTGGCTTGCCGAGTGGGAATGCTGCGCGACAGTCGCGGCGCGATGCGGGACGAGGCCTGCTTGGCCGGGTAGTACCACTCGGGCGATTCTCCCGCGCCGGTGCGATAGCCATCCTCGCGGCAGGCTTCCAGCACGCGCTCGGCATCGGCTTCGACGAGCTCCCAAGCCATTTCCTTGCTCACTTCCAATCCATCGGCGGGGATTTCGTTGCCCGCGGCATCGAAGTGATTCACAGCAACAATGTCGACGGCTTCGATCGTTGGCCCCCAGGGAGCATGAGGATCGTCAGTCGGATCGTAGTCGTTCCAGGAGTAATGCACCCGCAGCTCCAGGTTGCGGCCGTGCGGGGCAAAGTCCTCATCCTCCAGAACGTATTCGAGGCAGCCGGCAAACTTGCAGCGGCCTTCCCCACGAGCACGCGGATTGAAATGAGGTTGGTTCATGAGGTTTCTCGCGGGCGTGCGGCGACCTGAACTACAATCAAGCTCTACTTAAAAATAGTGGCTGTTCGCCGCTGCCAGCAATGCTAGCATCGATTATCTGGCAAGACAATTTCGTGGCGGGCGTTGCGTTGTGCGGGCTGTAGGGAAATCGCAGGCTAGGAATCGGATGTCTGAATACTTCGACCGGATTGGCGACGAATGGCGGCAGCGGGCCGCAGACCTGGCCGATTGGTCGATGTTGCACCTGGTGAATCGCACCGACGTCTGGGGCCGCTACCTATCGAAAAAGCAGCGGAAGACGGAGTTCGGCCTGGCGAACACTGCCATCACGGCGCCGTTTCGCGAAGAGCGGGGCAAGGTTTTTCTCAACGCTGAGTCGCTGAAGAAGCACTTCAAAACACGCGACGTCGGCGGCGTGCTCGGCTTGCATAGCATGAGCGCAGATCTGACTTCGCGCTGGCTGGCGATCGACATCGACTTGCACGACGAAGACGACCTGTCGGCGAGCCCGCAGCAAAATTTCGTCGCCGCGCGAGGTTGGCACAAGCAACTCGTCGAGTTGGGCTGCGATCCGTTGCTGTTCGATAGCAACGGCAAGGGCGGCTTTCATCTGTTGACGATTTTTGCCGAGCCGCTGGAAACAAAGAGCGTCAATCGCTTCGGCAAACAGCTGGTCGCTGATTTTGAACTTCGCGGCCTCGATCAGGAGCCCGAGATTTTCCCCAACACCCCGACGTGGGATCATTACGGCGGTTGGCTGCGCTTGGTTGGCCGGCACCACACGCGAGAGCACTATACGCGGGTCTTCAACGATGAACCGTGGGCCGAGGGGGATAATCTTTGGCTCGAAGGGCACGATGCCATCGACCGAATTCTCCGCACGCAACCACTTGCTGCCGAAGCGGCCGAGAAGATCGGCTTGGTGCGGGCACGACGAACGGTTTGTCTCGATTTCGACGGCGTGATTCACTCGTATCGCTCGGGTTGGTGTGGCGCCGAGATCATTCCCGATCCGCCGATTCACGGCACACGCGAATCGATCGCTCAGCTGCGCAAGCGGTTTCGCGTGGTGGTGCATTCGGCCCGTTGTGCAACCGACGCCGGCGTGGCTGCGGTTACGGCTTGGCTGGTGAAGCATAAGATCGAGGTCGACGAAGTCTGCCGCTTCAAGCCGCCGGCTGCCGTTTATGTTGACGATCGCGCCGTGCCGTTTCGCGGCGACTGGCAAGCGGCGATTGCCGAGATTCATGAGTTCCGTA is drawn from Anatilimnocola floriformis and contains these coding sequences:
- a CDS encoding DUF5724 domain-containing protein — its product is MLKPEAAQNQLEKWKIEDGHAKVIAAMKKEPAKIRSIGMAILQQDEKGKPYEMNRWAEKSRIQREQKEALENLSKGDRAKLFKTLYGALGPAVELTFEHLKTTPYQSHDSGTRRSFRAPSNPAASRDMRFSWLQDLIHTTTDYQPQIQTPEWYAAWTPHHSSYGGGEIGRLLAAVIDGGGKTGQAVYDILYQSATNEHEIGIMGRHVTHGLLGAAREDGWQLMEKLLLAAQRQEGLRQVVLEAVDEAHPTAFRRMLRIIVDQKLARFSAVARAVDVWFGLQWDPASVTTINNTCEIALQLLDSKKARDEALQSKSAEQVFYGLWAMAFDDVTPSIKAAEKIAQHREAGHRLVAAYHLKQASIDEAQPQLLKLLDDPELQVALQALQGIGRRDEFGDEEPTGNSKTAAVTFAALERLFQRLPTKSIKLKALVFPWTARETDRSEVAASMINCLADLPPSKLLPYLQEFDAQTRWRACRFLSEQDKWDNETRESLVGLIGDSSKDVRCSAIEAFAKKPLTPAEAERVEGFLSRSASDLRQGAVRLLLSQKDAPALASSRRLASSKNASQRLSGLELLKELAEADRGRKECLVIAREFQTSQKKLSKDEETQLKVILASGEEKVTLDNGLGLFNPAERSPRKQPQKHKVAAVTTAAMKLLASLDELVHKHRAEPIQTKNWRDEVNEEPLGGIRYGFPTPTWDKSAKDQLEKLPLKQIWLDWEKNRPAALRDDDGGELFRARYTLKMRDGWRWDDSKEWLKKRKELQQFVVGSAAFPKIKYESVVDDLLDWFVRLQAETSQGAKNLTLSQDLCETFFALIPPNDHKFLVELRKKRGGRDHDYDDDEADWREADLHDEWLDSPTRLLLPAGRDRELPAAPRARQWQLLHWLDEPVEGAARKRPGLTELLAAYSAGTANLADLMDQLIGPDNSRFDCLESMTAPRPSAELAKFFKAHPEVTEGMDRIRARVLDIELARGDLPTPATEPAASLGSLYGVATLVRILTTLGKERFKQERYSWRSSGGKAESLTSLVKACYPTAADTSEVFNRLLKAAIKEGAFGEEKVLQLAFLAPQWTQLVKDYYGWEGLDEGLYWFLAHMRFVSGGEEAALAAGVEDDTAEESESSDDDDGDDSPSGEAKPRKLSAWERLVLERTPLSDEDRNNGVVDVAWFHRTFEQLGRKKWEAIAEASRFAASSAQSKRAQFIADVLLGNVKKTELITSIRDRKLKEQVRLLGLLPLADGAKRDADLQDRYQVLQEYKKYAKGLSSLSRPDAELAAQIGLQNLAQLAGFPDPLRLEWAMEAEATQDLLKGPIVLSKKGLTMTLSLDDRAQPQVSIEKEGKVMKSLPKTHKDDKDFAALADRNKELKRQASRVRGSLEAAMLRGDEFTGTELGQIARHALLKPMLERLVLIGEGIMGYADKQGKALRSHDGSLEPVKKNEKFRVAHTHDLLASKEWDQWQKECFQAERLQPFKQIFRELYVVTSPEKSDKTKSQRYAGQQVNPKQAYALWGSRGWKVDEGVFKVFHGEEITAMVNFNYGVTTPLEVEGLTLDTVQFFGKGYKPLELTKVPPRIFSEVMRDIDLVVSVAHRGGVDPEASASTVEMRTALLNETCELLGIKNVKLNKSHAVIKGHLSDYTVHLGSAVVHRMPGGSVCLVPVHAQHRGRLFLPFADDDPKTAEVISKTLLLAKDKEILDPAILEQLRA
- a CDS encoding tetratricopeptide repeat protein; this encodes MDDLAHLNAEALKDRRVCVAGRLASMTHAELGQLVTACGGEFLHHPRRTGFLLVMGDAARRRNSEEPEHTPSLGQTVTRARRLQAYGYPVEFISEEDFLDRMGLGNSANAIRGPHTLSDLSRILEIPTVQLRRWLRAGLLRPVATQYSIPYFDYHQVSFIKHLKDLLEGGASLAAIRRGVERTQDLLPHRSALFEQWANIEHDGRVLLRLRDQLVDQTGQQYFDFENHSDEEATLYARSIESNFHDLCDQALVLEEENRWDEARQTYERALELQPEHPTLHFDLGNVLFQLGRQVAARTSFERATQLDPNFAMAWHNLGSIAAHRGDWNVAEAALRRALQLVATHADSHHTLAEVLRQQGRDNEAEEHEQAFRAHSKAEILLSRPKNHLRVFSDESPSDET
- a CDS encoding TOTE conflict system archaeo-eukaryotic primase domain-containing protein — encoded protein: MSEYFDRIGDEWRQRAADLADWSMLHLVNRTDVWGRYLSKKQRKTEFGLANTAITAPFREERGKVFLNAESLKKHFKTRDVGGVLGLHSMSADLTSRWLAIDIDLHDEDDLSASPQQNFVAARGWHKQLVELGCDPLLFDSNGKGGFHLLTIFAEPLETKSVNRFGKQLVADFELRGLDQEPEIFPNTPTWDHYGGWLRLVGRHHTREHYTRVFNDEPWAEGDNLWLEGHDAIDRILRTQPLAAEAAEKIGLVRARRTVCLDFDGVIHSYRSGWCGAEIIPDPPIHGTRESIAQLRKRFRVVVHSARCATDAGVAAVTAWLVKHKIEVDEVCRFKPPAAVYVDDRAVPFRGDWQAAIAEIHEFRK